A region of the Candidatus Hydrogenedentota bacterium genome:
CTTCCCGTCGGTGAACCCCAGAATGGGTGTCTTTTGCTCGTGGCCAATGTGCCAGATGTTGAAGTCATTGTCCACCCAGTACCCGACGAGCGCGTCAATGGCCTCCCGGCACCGGTCCTTCTGGGCGCCTTCCGCAGCGAGGTCGTAATACTGGCACAGGCCGTGGACGGAGTCGCTGTAGTTGTGGTGGCTGGGGCTTCCCCGCCACCGGAGGTTGGCGTATTCGCCCGCACCCTGGTACCAGATGTTGTCCGGGTTCTCCGCGATGCGCTCCTCGTAGGACTCTCCCCGCCCAATGGCGTAGCCGCGCGCCTGAAGCCCCCGCACCCCCGTCACCAACTGGCAGCGGTATATCGCCTCGAACACCTCGTCCGCGCGCCGTTTCGCGTCCGCAAGCACTTCGGCGGGCGCGCCGCTCCGTTTCAAAAACGCATACCGGTAGGAGCAGCCCGCCAAGTAGTTGGCCGACCAGCACACGGCGTGCGCGATGTCGCAATGACCCCGGGTCGTGTAGTTGGGCTGGCCGCTGTCCGGCCAAATCTCCACCTGGGACGGGTAAAGCCCCAGAATGTTGTGCCGCTCGCGCGCGTTCTGCTCGAGGGCCTGTTCCTTTTGCTCCAGGGGCAGTTTCCAGGAATCGTCCGCGCCCCACGCCCCAAGGGCGGCAACCACGGCAAAAATACCCGCAACATTACGCATACCGTCCGCCTTTCCGCGCCGCAGCGCCTTCACACCGTCCGGCCAGAAACCGGACCAAGCCGCACGAAAAAAACATGGGATGGGGCCGCCTCAGTTCAACTGGAAGCAGGCCGCCTCCTCCGAATTCCGGACGTACAGCCTGCCGTGGGCGATGATGGGATGGTTCCAGGTCTTGCCCTTGAGTGCCTGGAATCGCGCCACCTCCACCAGACGTTCCGGGTCGGCCTTCAAAAGCACCACCTGGCCCTTCTCCGTCAGGACCAGCAGCAGGTCCATGTCCGCCAGCAGGAGAAGCTGCCCGCCCCATTTCTCGCCCTGCCACCGGCGCTCCCCGGTCTCCATGCTGATGCACGCGATGCGCTGGTCGTCGTAGCCGTAGCAATACCCCTTGTGCTCCACCGAGTTGTTGAAGTAGGGGCGGAACAGCTTGGTTGCGGCCACCTGCGCTGTCTCCCATTCCTCCCCCTTCTTCTCTGCCTTTACGATGCGCGACCCGGTGGTTCCTGTCGCCCCGATGAGGAAGGTGTCGCCGAAGACAACCGCCTGCGTGCCAATGGGGAACGTCTTGATGCTCCAGGGGTGCCCCCACAGCAGCGCGCCCGTTTCGGGGTTCAGCGACTGGAGACCCCATTCGCCGTTCAGCAATATCTGGGGCACCCCGCCGATGTCCACCAGTTGCGGCGAACTGTAGGCGGTGGACTTGTGGCCCGAGAACCACGCGATGTCCCCGGTGGCCGTGTCATAGGCGGCGGCGCTCTTCCCCTCGGGACCGCAGGTGAAGGCCACCACCAGTCCGCCCGTCACCAGCGGCGAACTGGTGAACCCGTATCCGGGCACCCCGCATCCGGCATCCTCTTTCAGGTCCCGCTTCCACACCGTCGCGCCCGTTGCCGCGTCGAGGCACTGCAGAATGCCCGTCGCGCCCTGCGTGTACAGCCGGCCCCGGTCATAGGTCGGCGTGGCCCTTGGGCCAATGCCCATGTCGTCGTCGAAAAGCGCCGTGGTCCCGTTCGTCCACACTTCCTCCCCGGTTCCCGCATGGTAGCACGACACCACCTCTTCCGGGCCGCGCTGCTCCTGCGTGAACAGGTAGTCCCCCACTGCGATGAAGGACGACCAGCCGGGACCCACCTCCCTGCGCCACACCTCGCGCGGCGGCGCGGCCCAGTCGGTTGAAAAGGCCACACCTGCCAGACGGCCGTCCCGCGCAGGGCCGCGGAATGCCGGATAATCCCCGTCCGCCACCTCTTCAGGAAGTGCCGCCGTGCCCTGCGTTCCGGGCCGCGCCATCGCGCCGGACCGCTCCAGCCGGGACGGGTTCCAGCGCCACGACACCTCGGGGGCGAGGTTGCCCCCAACCGACTCAAACCGCATCGCCATGTGCGCCGCGCAGCAGCCGATTATATAAACGACCAGGACCCAGCGGCGGACGGGCCAGCGGAGCCAAGCCGTCACGAGCAGCAGCGCCACAACGCCCGCCAGCATCCTCGGCACCGCGTAGACAAGCAGCATCGCGCCGTAGGCCGCGTTTGCCTGCGAGAGGACAACGGCGGCGACCGCCGCGACAAACAGCGCAACGCCCAGCAGGCGGTCCCGCCAGGGCGTGCGGCTGAAGCCAAGCCACCAGACAATCAGCAGGAGCGTCCCAAAAAGGGTGAACGCGCCCAGTTCAATGCCGCTCTGGACATTGGTTGTTGAAAATTTTGCATACACCCACTGCGACAAAAACTGGAGGGCCAGTATGACGGCGGCGGGCCAGACACGCGGGCAGCGCCGGGCCGGAGTCTGGGTTTCGGGACCGACGCCGGCCGGCTGCGAACTGTGCTGTTCACTCATGAATGGTATCCTAGTTAAGGTGGTCCAGAATTGTATAGGAACACCCAACACCGCACAAACTCCGGAGGTTCTCTGGTCAATTTTCTCCCTCCCTCCTCCCTCCTCCCTCCTCCCTCTTCTCTCTTCTCTCCTCCTCCTTCTTCTCTGTGTCGTATGTGCCGTCTGTGGCCACCCCCTCTTCCCTCTTCTTTGCGTTCTATGCGTTCTTTGCGGTTATTCCGGCCCCCTTTCCATTGTCCATTGCCCATTGTCCATTGCCCCGATGCTATACTCGTCCCCGCCGCATCCCCGGCACGGCACAACACCAAAGGACCACCGGATGGAACGCAGAACCTTCCTGAAATCACTGCCCGCGCTCACCATGCTGGCGGGCGCCGCCGCCGCCATGGACGAGGCCCCGCCCCCGGACATCAGCCCCATAGACCTCCCGGCGCCGGAAAAGGACGGCGGTCTCTCCGTGATGGCCGCCTTGTGGGAACGAAAGACCATCCGGACCATCAGTTCCAGGCCGCTTCCCCCACAGACCCTCTCGAACCTTCTCTGGGCGGCTTTCGGGGTTAACCGGGACCAAATGCCCGACGGCAGGCCGGGGAGAACCGCCGCATCCGCCACCAATGCCCAGGAAATTGACCTGTACGTTGCCCTGCCCGGGGGGGTCTATCTGTACGAGGCGGTTCCCCACCGCCTG
Encoded here:
- a CDS encoding PQQ-binding-like beta-propeller repeat protein, whose translation is MSEQHSSQPAGVGPETQTPARRCPRVWPAAVILALQFLSQWVYAKFSTTNVQSGIELGAFTLFGTLLLIVWWLGFSRTPWRDRLLGVALFVAAVAAVVLSQANAAYGAMLLVYAVPRMLAGVVALLLVTAWLRWPVRRWVLVVYIIGCCAAHMAMRFESVGGNLAPEVSWRWNPSRLERSGAMARPGTQGTAALPEEVADGDYPAFRGPARDGRLAGVAFSTDWAAPPREVWRREVGPGWSSFIAVGDYLFTQEQRGPEEVVSCYHAGTGEEVWTNGTTALFDDDMGIGPRATPTYDRGRLYTQGATGILQCLDAATGATVWKRDLKEDAGCGVPGYGFTSSPLVTGGLVVAFTCGPEGKSAAAYDTATGDIAWFSGHKSTAYSSPQLVDIGGVPQILLNGEWGLQSLNPETGALLWGHPWSIKTFPIGTQAVVFGDTFLIGATGTTGSRIVKAEKKGEEWETAQVAATKLFRPYFNNSVEHKGYCYGYDDQRIACISMETGERRWQGEKWGGQLLLLADMDLLLVLTEKGQVVLLKADPERLVEVARFQALKGKTWNHPIIAHGRLYVRNSEEAACFQLN